Part of the Shewanella eurypsychrophilus genome is shown below.
TTGATGAGCTGCCACCAGGGCGAACTCCAGTGACCACGGTAGCAGTGGCCGATACCAAGCGAAATCAACTCATCGAAAGAGTCCGTCATGCGGCCACCACAGATAACCGGCAAACCTACTGGGTCTGTACCTTAGTCGAAGAGTCTGAGGTTCTCGAGTGCCAAGCAGCTGAAGATACGGCTGCGGAGCTAACTCTGGCACTACCTGAGCTAAAAATTGGACTGGTCCATGGCCGTATGAAGTCCGCAGAAAAACAGGCCATAATGGCCAAATTTAAGTCCGGCGAACTCAATTTATTGGTCGCGACCACTGTGATTGAAGTTGGCGTAGATGTACCCAATGCCAGCCTAATGATCATCGAAAATCCCGAACGTTTAGGTTTAGCACAACTGCACCAACTCAGAGGTCGAGTTGGCCGTGGCGCTATCGCCAGTCATTGTGTACTTATGTATAAATCACCACTGTCTGCCACCGCAACCAAAAGGCTTGGTGTGCTCAGAGAGAGTAATGATGGTTTTATTATCGCTCAGAAAGATCTAGAAATTCGTGGACCAGGCGAAGTACTCGGCACTAAGCAAACTGGCATTGCCGACATGAAGATTGCCGACTTAGTCAGAGACCAAGCACTGATCCCACATATTCAGAAACTGGCCGTCCACATCATGGAGCAGGTACCGGATAACGTCGACAGTATCGTTCAGCGCTGGCTAGGGGATAGAGAACAATTCGTTCAAGCTTAACCTAGAGTAACGAGTCCGTTAATTGTTCTTGAATTAATTATTCTTTAATTCGGTCAACTTCTCTAGACATGGCCGTTAATTTTTGCAAAATGGAGAGGTCCTCTTTTTGGCGTAATGCCTAAAATAGTCACTTCCTGTTACCGAGTCGTATTTATAAAGGGTATTACATGCAAGTCAACCAAGAAGATAGAATCGCACCGCAAGAGAAGTCAGCTAATACTAATACCTTAGCAATCGTTGCCGTTGCAGTTGCCGCACTCATTGCTGGTGGCGCGTATTACTACTTAAACAGCGACGAACCGACCCCAATTCCAGAGCCACTTCCGCTACAAATACCTGAAATGACTCCCGATGAGCCCATTGAGATTATCGCCGCTATTCCAGAACCTGAAATAGTTGAAGTTACCCAAGCAGAAGTGGTTGAAATTGACCCCTTACCTCAGGTCGAACCTTTACCTAGCTTAAGCGAAAGCGATGGCTACGTGCATAACAAAACAGTGGTCATGGCCGACGGCATGAAGATTGAACCTCTGTTAGTCGAGGAGAACCTGGTGAGACACTTTGTTGTCTTTATCGATAACCTGGCTCAAGGCGAGTTAGCCAGAAAGGTTAGCCCGCTCAAAGCACCTAATCGTAGCTTTACCGTTTCTGATATCACCAACAAAACTTATCTAAATCCAGATAGTTACCATAGATATGATCTCTATGCTGATTTTATTACCCATTTAGATGAGCAACAGCTCGCGGCAACTTATAAAGATCTGACTCCTCTTTTAGCTGAGGCCTTTGAAGAATTAGGTTATAGCAAAATAAGCTTTAATGAACGTATGCTAGAAGCTATTGACGTCATGCTAGCTGCGCCAATTATAGAGCAACCAATCGAATTAGACGGGATCAGTGTTAACTATCAGTTTGTCGACCCTCAGCTAGAGGCTTTGCCTAATGCGCAAAAACTACTGGTTCGCATGGGCCCTGAAAACACCAAGAAAGTTAAGGCTGCGCTACGTAAACTGAAGAAGCATCTAGATAACTAAAGCGCGCTCAATTAACCCAAATACCCGTAGTATCGTACTACGGGTGACCCACACCAATACTACACAGCTGCATACATAGCCGTAACAGCTGTATCTCAAAACACTTCATCATCTGAGTTATTCTAGTGTAGAATAAGCAAAATTGGCGAGCTAGCTACTGGTCAGAGAATCTTGATATTTAAACTTCTCTTTCACAGCTAAATTTTCAGCATTTGTAATTAAAACACAAACTTAGAATAGTGTCAGAGGCAGTTTAAAGTGCAGTTAAAATTTAGCATTTGTTCATGGGGAGCTTGGTCTCCTCAATATCAACAGAGTCAAGATTGGCAACAATGGAAAGATAATTCTCTAAGCCAACATACAGACCTGCCTGATGCCCCCAAACTAGCCCAAATTCCAGCGATGAAAAGAAGGCGCTTTAGTCGTCTGACAAAAATGCAGCTCGAAGCAGCTTTCCAAACCGATGCGCCTCAATCATGCCGGACAATATTCTCATCGAGACACGGAGAGCTAGAGCGAACTTTAGGCCTGCTCGACAACATTGTCACTCAAGAGCCATTGTCGCCAATCGCGTTCAGTCAATCGGTACACAATACCGCGAGTGGTATTTATAGCATTCTCAAGGAAAATAGAGCTGCATCAACCTCTATTGCTGCAGGTGAAGAAAGCCTGCCACAGGCTCTATTCGAGGCATTTGCCCAACTGACAGACGATCCTTCACCGCTATTATTAGTGTTTGCCGATCAGCCAGTACCTGGAGTTTATTCACAATTTGTCGAGGAACCCGAACTGCCATTATCCATGGCCTTCTTGCTGACTCTTGTCGATAACCAAAGCCCAGCGCCTGAATTAGTCATAACACCAGCCCGCGAACAGGCCAAGATAAGTTATGGCCAATTGTTACATAGCTTAGCCAATAAAAAGTCATTAGCCGGAGACATGTGCAATTTCCACTGGGAAGTTCGCTTTGACTGATACAGCAGTAAAGTTAACAGGCGCTGCCTATATTCCCCGATGGATCGGAGGCGTTAGCTGCTATATCACCTTTGGGATCGGTGGTTTACTGAGTTCATTAACCATATTACCTCTGCTGAGGTTTTGGCCTGGGACTGAATTAGCACGTATTCGTCGAGTACAAAAAGCCGTGCACATTATGTTTCGTGGTTTTGTCCATATGCTAACTTGGACGGGTGTTATCAAGCTCAACCCCATAGAGACTGAACGACTAAGTTCAGCCAAGGGTCTAGTTGTGATTGCTAACCACCCAACACTTGTCGATGTCGTCGTGTTAATCAGCCTAATGCCCAACGCAGGCTGTATAGTGAAGCAAGGAATATGGCGTAATCCATTTATGCGTGGCGTGGTCGCTTGCGCTGGGTATATTCCTAATCGAGGTGCAGAGCTATTACTCGAAGATTGCAAACAGGTGTTAGAAAGTGGCACCAACTTGATTATTTTCCCCGAGGGGACTCGCACAGTTTTAGGCACCTGCATCAATGATTTTGCGCGAGGCGCCGCCAATATTGCACTAAGAACCAAGACAGACTTATTGCCTGTGGTTCTTCGTACCAATGCACCCGGCTTGAGCAAGCAACAAGCCTGGTATGAAATACCCCGTCGCACCATAGGGATGCGAGTCGAAGTAGGCGAAACCATCAGGCATATCAGGTATGATGCTAACGTCGGTGGCGATGCCAAAATGGCACGTCAGCTTACACGGGATCTGGAAGATTACTTTAAAACGAACTTAAAAAAATGATGAAACTACATAACGAAATAAAACAATTGATTATAGATTGCCTCGATCTCGAAGATGTCACTATCGATGATATTGACACTGATGCAGCACTTTTTGGTGAAGGTTTAGGCTTAGACTCTATCGATGCTCTTGAGCTTGGCTTAGCAATTAAAAAGCAGTTCGATGTCAAAATAGAAGCGAACTCTGATGCCACGAAAGCACACTTTTATAGCGTGGCGAGTCTAGCCAGCTTTATTGAATCACAGCGAGCTTAGGAGAAATTATGCAAAGCCGTGAAGACATTCTTGAAGCACTAACGCAAATTTTAGTCGATGAATTTGAGATCGATGCAGAGGATATTTCACCAGAAGCCTCTCTTTATCAAGAATTGGATTTAGACAGCATTGATGCCGTGGACTTAGTCATTAAGCTACAACAGATGACTGGCAAAAAAATAAAGCCTGAAGAATTTAAAACCGTACGCACAGTAGATGATGTCGTTACGGCTATCGAAGGGCTCGTTAAAGAGTAATGCGGTTATTCTTGCAAATAGTGACCAGTTTACTGCTGCTAGGTTACCCTTTAGCTGTTTATTTTGGGCTAAACTATTTGCCAGCTGGCACCATAGCTATGGTGCTTTGCTTTATCTTAATCTTGCGGTTATTGATTCAAAAACAGCAAGTCAAAGCCATGATATTACCTATCATAGTTGGGATTGGCCTAACAGCAGCAAGCTTCATAGCAAAGCAGCATGATTGGCTACTTTATTACCCTGTGGTTATTAACTTAAGTATGCTGATCCTCTTCGCTTACTCGCTTAAGTTAGGCCCAAGCATGATAGAAAAATTAGCCAGGTTAAAAGAACCTAACTTGCCTGACGAAGCGATACCTTATTTAAAAAAAGTCACCCTTATCTGGTGTGGCTTATTTGTGTTCAATGGCTCTGTCGCCTTATACACAGCAAATTTTTCCTCCCTGGAAATATGGACTCTGTATAACGGCCTTATTGCCTATCTACTTATCGGGTCGCTACTGGGTGGCGAGTGGTTGTATAGAACTATTTGGTTAAAGAAATCATGACAGAGTTACTAAAATCTTGGTTATCCAAGGGGCCATCGAGCCAACAACTGATCAGTTTTGACCATCATGATATTGTCACTGGTGGCGTGTTTACCTCTCAGGTTGCTCATATCCATGAGCAGCTAAGTCAATCATCATCTCAGCGTTGGTTGCTCGCCTGTGAAGCTAGCGATCTGTTTGCTGTCGGCCTATGCGCCGCACTATTAGCTGGCAAGCAGGTCATATTACCCGCCAATACTCAGCCCGGCAGCCTAAGTGAACTGAATAATGAGTTTGATGGTGTACTTTCCGATGTAGCACTGTGTGAAGATAAAGCTTTTGTCATGCTGAAAAAGGAGTTTCCCAGCTCCAAGTATGAGTGGCCAAGCCTAGATAAATTAGGCAAGTTGGTCTTATTTACTTCCGGCAGCAGCGGTCAACCCAAAGCGGTTTACAAAACGATTAAACAACTCGATACAGAAGTCAGCATTCTTGAGCAAACGTTTGCCGCACACCTGCCACACTGCAGCGTGATCTCAACCGTCTCTCACCAGCATATCTATGGCTTGCTATTCAAAATTCTTTGGCCACTGGCTGCCAGTCGTCCGTTTCTTAGCGATATCGTGGAATATCCCGAGACTTTAACTTACTACACCAGCCTTTTTCCTAACCTGTGCTTAATCAGTAGTCCGGCGCAGCTATCTCGTCTACCCGAGGCATTGGATCATGAGCAGATGATGAGATCGCCAAGTCTAGTCTTTAGTTCGGGGGGGCCATTAAGTTTTGAGGCCGCCCAAGGCATAACTCACTGCTATGGTCACCCTCCGATTGAAGTTTTTGGTAGTACGGAAACTGGTGGTATAGCCTATCGACGTCAGACTCAAACCGATCAACCTTGGCAAGCATTCAGTAATATACAGATCTCTCAAGATCCTAAAGATGGTGCATTAACACTACAGTCTCCTTACTTAGAAGATGATAACTGGCTCAGATGTGAAGACAAAATTGAGCTTATCGAACCCGGTATTTTCCATTTAGCGGGACGCTTAGATCGCATCATTAAGATCGAAGAGAAACGCGTATCGCTATTGCAGATGGAAAGCCTGCTTGAGGGACATCCCCTAGTCAGTCAATCTGCTCTCGTTATGCTGACAGAGCCCAGAGTTCAACTCGGGGCCATCATAGTGCTATCGGCTCAAGGTCAGGCCCATTTAGAAGCTGAGGGTAAGTTGAGTCTCAACAATGTGCTTAAAGCGCACCTGTTAACTCAATTTGAACGGGTCACCCTGCCAAGACGCTGGCGTTATCCTGACTGTCTACCGGTCAACAGCCAAGGTAAACGGGTGTTGGCACAACTCACTGAGTTATTCGATCATGATTAAATCTAGTCTTCCCCAAATTCTGTCTACGACATTAAGTGGTGAAAGCGTACAACACCGACTCAAGATCGCTGCTGATTTGCCATTTTTTAAAGGCCACTTTCCAGAGCAAGCCGTATTACCTGGTGTCACTCAGCTTGACTGGGCGATTCGTTTAGGTTGTCAGCATTTTGGCTATACACAGGATGTTGCAACGTTAGAGGTGCTCAAATTTCAGCAATTGATGCTGCCAGACTCTGAAGTCACTTTAGAGATCAGTGAAAATAAGGCTAAGACTAAGTTGATTTTCAGCTATTTCGACGATGAAAAACGCTTTGCTTCCGGCCGTATTGTGCTTAACTCTACAGATAAAATCGAGAACAGCTGATGCAAGTTGCATTAGTTATCCCCAATTACAATCATGTTGTCGCCATCGAGGAAACCCTCGAGAAGCTGGCACATCTGCAGTTGCAATGCTATTTAGTCAACGATGGCAGTAATGATGAAACCCGCTATATGCTTACTGCGTTAGCGAGTAAATACTCCTGGGTCACCCTGTTGCACCACCCATTCAATCGGGGCAAAGGCGCAGCAGTAACAACTGGCTTAAGAGCCGCCTACCGAGATGGCTACACTCATGCGCTACAAGTTGATGCCGATGGGCAGCACAACTTAGACGATATACCCGCGATGCTGGAAAAAGCAGAAACAGCTCCTGAGGCACTCATATCAGGTCTGCCTCAGTATGATGAGTCAGTGCCTAAGAGTCGTTACTACGCACGTTACCTCACCCATTTCTGGGTCTGGGTCGAAACCTTAAGTTTCGACATTCAAGACTCTATGTGCGGCTTTCGAGTCTACCCGCTCGCAGCAACAGAGAAGCTATTTCTTTCTTGCGCCTTAGGTGAACGCATGGATTTCGATATCGAAATCTTAGTCCGTTTGCACTGGCAAGGCGTACCTGTGCTCCACCTGCCGACTCAAGTCATCTACCCCGAAGATGGGATCAGCCATTTTCAGGGCTTATGGGATAACATACGAATTTCAAGCATGCATACCCGTCTCTTCTTCGGCATGCTGAAGCGACTTCCAGGGAAACTCTACAAAAAATGTCTATCTGAAGACTCAGATTCACATTGGTCAGGTATGGCTGAACGAGGTAACTATTGGGGAATTAAATTTCTCGCAGCTAGCTACAAGCTAGGTGGTCATTGGCTCTGCCGTCTTATTATGTATCCCGTTATCCTGTATTTCTTCCTGACCGGACGAACCGCAAGAGAGGCATCGAAGGGTTTTCTCACGAAAGTAAAAGCCTTCGATCCACAACAAACTCAACTTCAGGGTGATATTAGCTGGCGTCATAGCCTTAAGCATTTCTTCGCTTTCGGCAATGCAGCCCTAGATCGCATCGATGCCTGGTGCGACAGAATTCAGCTCAGCCAAGTTGATTTCCCCAATCGAGCACAGCTTGCCGATCAACTCGAAGCTGGACAAGGGGCGGTATTACTCGCTTCCCACTTAGGCAACCTCGAACTTTGTCGAGCGATCTCTATTCACCAAAAAAAGGTGAAAGTTAACGTGATGGTAATGACCGAAAATGCCGAAAACTTCAATCGAGTACTGAAACAACTCAATCCAGACAGCTCAATAAACCTTATCCAGGTCTCCGAATTAGGTCCGACAACCTCTATGTTGTTGCAACAGAAAGTAGAGGATGGTGAGCTAGTGGTTATCGCCGCAGATAGAACCTCATCAAATACTCAAGGTAGAGTGATTTACGCCCCTTTTATGGGTGAGCCGGCGCCATTTCCTCAAGGCCCTTTCATTCTTGCAGGCTTACTCGACTGCCCTGTATATCTGATGTTCTGCCTGCGCGAGCAAGGCCGCTACGTGGTCCATTTAGAAGAATTTTCAAACACGTTAAAAGGCCCAAGAAAAGGCCGCATGCAAAGGCTCGAAGAAGCCGTGAACAACTACAGCGCACGACTCGAATATTTTGCACGGCGTGAACCCTTGCAATGGTTTAATTTTTTTGATTTTTGGCGCAACGATGACGATATTCATCGCGCCAACTCTCAGGGTAAAGATAGGACAGATAAATAGATGACTCAGAATAATCAATCAAAGCCAGCGGACATGATTGTTCAATTTGGTCACAGGGCCTTAACCCTGGAAGATGTGGTGGCTGTAGCCAAAGGCGCCAAAGCAAAACTTAAAGACACGAGTGACTACCAGACCTATATTCAAAAAGGGGCTCGCTTTATCGACAGCCTCCTTAAAGAAGAAGGTGTGGTTTATGGT
Proteins encoded:
- a CDS encoding DUF3014 domain-containing protein — protein: MQVNQEDRIAPQEKSANTNTLAIVAVAVAALIAGGAYYYLNSDEPTPIPEPLPLQIPEMTPDEPIEIIAAIPEPEIVEVTQAEVVEIDPLPQVEPLPSLSESDGYVHNKTVVMADGMKIEPLLVEENLVRHFVVFIDNLAQGELARKVSPLKAPNRSFTVSDITNKTYLNPDSYHRYDLYADFITHLDEQQLAATYKDLTPLLAEAFEELGYSKISFNERMLEAIDVMLAAPIIEQPIELDGISVNYQFVDPQLEALPNAQKLLVRMGPENTKKVKAALRKLKKHLDN
- a CDS encoding beta-ketoacyl synthase chain length factor, coding for MQLKFSICSWGAWSPQYQQSQDWQQWKDNSLSQHTDLPDAPKLAQIPAMKRRRFSRLTKMQLEAAFQTDAPQSCRTIFSSRHGELERTLGLLDNIVTQEPLSPIAFSQSVHNTASGIYSILKENRAASTSIAAGEESLPQALFEAFAQLTDDPSPLLLVFADQPVPGVYSQFVEEPELPLSMAFLLTLVDNQSPAPELVITPAREQAKISYGQLLHSLANKKSLAGDMCNFHWEVRFD
- a CDS encoding lysophospholipid acyltransferase family protein produces the protein MSTGKFALTDTAVKLTGAAYIPRWIGGVSCYITFGIGGLLSSLTILPLLRFWPGTELARIRRVQKAVHIMFRGFVHMLTWTGVIKLNPIETERLSSAKGLVVIANHPTLVDVVVLISLMPNAGCIVKQGIWRNPFMRGVVACAGYIPNRGAELLLEDCKQVLESGTNLIIFPEGTRTVLGTCINDFARGAANIALRTKTDLLPVVLRTNAPGLSKQQAWYEIPRRTIGMRVEVGETIRHIRYDANVGGDAKMARQLTRDLEDYFKTNLKK
- a CDS encoding phosphopantetheine-binding protein, producing MKLHNEIKQLIIDCLDLEDVTIDDIDTDAALFGEGLGLDSIDALELGLAIKKQFDVKIEANSDATKAHFYSVASLASFIESQRA
- a CDS encoding acyl carrier protein — protein: MQSREDILEALTQILVDEFEIDAEDISPEASLYQELDLDSIDAVDLVIKLQQMTGKKIKPEEFKTVRTVDDVVTAIEGLVKE
- a CDS encoding AMP-binding protein; the protein is MTELLKSWLSKGPSSQQLISFDHHDIVTGGVFTSQVAHIHEQLSQSSSQRWLLACEASDLFAVGLCAALLAGKQVILPANTQPGSLSELNNEFDGVLSDVALCEDKAFVMLKKEFPSSKYEWPSLDKLGKLVLFTSGSSGQPKAVYKTIKQLDTEVSILEQTFAAHLPHCSVISTVSHQHIYGLLFKILWPLAASRPFLSDIVEYPETLTYYTSLFPNLCLISSPAQLSRLPEALDHEQMMRSPSLVFSSGGPLSFEAAQGITHCYGHPPIEVFGSTETGGIAYRRQTQTDQPWQAFSNIQISQDPKDGALTLQSPYLEDDNWLRCEDKIELIEPGIFHLAGRLDRIIKIEEKRVSLLQMESLLEGHPLVSQSALVMLTEPRVQLGAIIVLSAQGQAHLEAEGKLSLNNVLKAHLLTQFERVTLPRRWRYPDCLPVNSQGKRVLAQLTELFDHD
- a CDS encoding thioester dehydrase, which translates into the protein MIKSSLPQILSTTLSGESVQHRLKIAADLPFFKGHFPEQAVLPGVTQLDWAIRLGCQHFGYTQDVATLEVLKFQQLMLPDSEVTLEISENKAKTKLIFSYFDDEKRFASGRIVLNSTDKIENS
- a CDS encoding glycosyltransferase family 2 protein — translated: MQVALVIPNYNHVVAIEETLEKLAHLQLQCYLVNDGSNDETRYMLTALASKYSWVTLLHHPFNRGKGAAVTTGLRAAYRDGYTHALQVDADGQHNLDDIPAMLEKAETAPEALISGLPQYDESVPKSRYYARYLTHFWVWVETLSFDIQDSMCGFRVYPLAATEKLFLSCALGERMDFDIEILVRLHWQGVPVLHLPTQVIYPEDGISHFQGLWDNIRISSMHTRLFFGMLKRLPGKLYKKCLSEDSDSHWSGMAERGNYWGIKFLAASYKLGGHWLCRLIMYPVILYFFLTGRTAREASKGFLTKVKAFDPQQTQLQGDISWRHSLKHFFAFGNAALDRIDAWCDRIQLSQVDFPNRAQLADQLEAGQGAVLLASHLGNLELCRAISIHQKKVKVNVMVMTENAENFNRVLKQLNPDSSINLIQVSELGPTTSMLLQQKVEDGELVVIAADRTSSNTQGRVIYAPFMGEPAPFPQGPFILAGLLDCPVYLMFCLREQGRYVVHLEEFSNTLKGPRKGRMQRLEEAVNNYSARLEYFARREPLQWFNFFDFWRNDDDIHRANSQGKDRTDK